The following are from one region of the Phormidium sp. PBR-2020 genome:
- a CDS encoding PhoX family phosphatase: MPLSRTPQRRTDTIDNGDEPICNRSHNPAFSSILNSRLKRRQVLRGGLATAVAMVFTRPNVSSLLTGTPANAASAKLGFSPIPVSEADTIVVPEGYRVQTLIPWGEPITGTYPSYDLSNSGRDQGLQIGQHHDGMHFFPIEGQSPDAGSSRDGLLVLNHEYIEPRFLHAAAVGLTLNAGEVPMNADGTRDTDQVLKELNAHGISIVRIRQQDNGAWEVVRDAYNRRITGLTPMELTGPVRGSEFLKTRYSPEGTATRGTLNNCAHGVTPWNTYLFCEENWARYFGNGDPEASLPREQTRYGVSPEMSRYGWERVESQADEYVRFDVSPRGNRPQEDYRNEANGFGWVVEVDPFNPNDTPKKRTALGRFAHEGVVFQPAVPGQPVVCYSGDDARFEYVYKYVSTDPYNPATASGELLDRGRLYVARFHEDGSGEWLPLVFGEGPLTPENGFSSQADVLVNTRTAADVAGATKMDRPEWGAVDPETGMVYFTLTNNTRRTEDQVDAANPRPDNAWGHIIRWREAGDTPTATRFEWELFVLAGPENDSETLQGEELDETNIFASPDGLWFDRDRRLWIQTDISESVMNQGQHAQFGNNQMLAADPDTGEIRRFLTGPIGQEITGVVSTPDQRTLFINVQHPGATTSAEAFAAGSVVSRWPDHSSSLYPRSATVVITKVDGGVIGT; encoded by the coding sequence GTGCCCCTATCGAGAACACCCCAGCGCCGAACTGACACTATTGACAACGGCGACGAACCCATCTGTAACCGCTCCCATAACCCCGCCTTTAGTAGCATTCTCAACAGTCGCCTCAAACGACGCCAAGTCCTGCGGGGAGGACTCGCCACGGCTGTGGCCATGGTCTTTACCCGGCCCAACGTCAGTTCCCTGCTCACCGGAACTCCCGCCAATGCGGCCAGTGCGAAATTAGGATTCAGCCCCATTCCCGTCAGTGAAGCCGATACCATTGTCGTCCCCGAAGGCTACCGGGTGCAAACCCTGATTCCTTGGGGGGAACCCATCACCGGAACCTATCCCAGTTACGACCTCAGCAATAGCGGTCGGGACCAAGGACTGCAAATCGGTCAACATCATGACGGGATGCACTTCTTCCCCATTGAGGGACAATCTCCTGATGCCGGAAGTTCCCGGGATGGCTTGTTGGTCTTAAATCACGAATATATTGAACCCCGCTTTCTCCATGCGGCGGCGGTGGGACTGACTCTCAATGCGGGCGAAGTCCCCATGAATGCCGATGGAACCCGAGATACGGATCAGGTTCTCAAGGAACTCAACGCTCATGGCATTAGTATTGTCCGGATTCGCCAACAGGACAATGGCGCCTGGGAGGTGGTGCGAGATGCTTACAATCGTCGTATTACGGGGTTAACCCCCATGGAACTGACGGGGCCGGTTCGGGGATCGGAGTTCCTGAAAACTCGCTATAGTCCTGAGGGAACGGCGACTCGGGGAACTCTGAATAACTGCGCTCATGGGGTCACTCCCTGGAATACCTATCTGTTTTGTGAGGAGAATTGGGCGCGCTATTTCGGTAATGGTGACCCAGAAGCCAGTCTCCCCCGTGAGCAAACTCGCTATGGGGTGTCACCGGAGATGTCTCGTTACGGCTGGGAACGGGTCGAGAGTCAAGCTGATGAGTATGTGCGTTTCGATGTCTCCCCTCGGGGGAATCGTCCTCAAGAGGATTATCGCAATGAGGCCAATGGCTTTGGTTGGGTGGTAGAGGTCGATCCCTTTAACCCGAACGATACCCCCAAAAAACGCACGGCTTTAGGTCGTTTTGCCCATGAAGGGGTGGTGTTTCAGCCGGCGGTTCCGGGTCAACCGGTGGTCTGCTATTCGGGGGATGATGCTCGCTTTGAGTATGTCTATAAGTATGTCTCGACTGACCCCTACAACCCGGCGACGGCCTCCGGGGAGTTACTCGATCGCGGTCGCCTCTATGTGGCCCGCTTCCATGAGGATGGAAGCGGGGAATGGTTACCGCTGGTGTTTGGAGAGGGGCCACTCACTCCAGAGAATGGCTTTTCGAGTCAGGCGGATGTGTTGGTGAACACTCGTACGGCGGCGGATGTCGCGGGTGCGACGAAAATGGATCGCCCGGAATGGGGAGCGGTAGACCCAGAGACGGGGATGGTCTATTTTACCCTCACCAATAATACCCGGCGAACTGAAGACCAAGTGGATGCAGCCAATCCCCGTCCTGATAATGCTTGGGGCCATATTATCCGTTGGCGTGAGGCGGGGGATACTCCCACGGCGACTCGCTTTGAGTGGGAGTTATTCGTCTTGGCGGGCCCTGAGAATGACAGTGAAACCCTCCAAGGAGAGGAGTTAGATGAGACCAATATCTTTGCCTCTCCCGATGGTCTGTGGTTCGATCGCGATCGCCGTCTCTGGATTCAAACCGACATCAGCGAGAGTGTCATGAATCAAGGACAACACGCTCAATTCGGCAATAACCAAATGTTGGCCGCCGACCCCGACACTGGGGAGATTCGCCGCTTTCTAACGGGGCCCATTGGCCAAGAAATCACGGGAGTGGTCTCCACCCCAGACCAACGCACCCTGTTTATCAACGTCCAACATCCCGGTGCAACTACCTCCGCCGAGGCCTTCGCGGCCGGTTCTGTGGTTTCCCGTTGGCCGGACCATTCCTCCAGCCTCTACCCCCGTTCAGCAACGGTGGTCATTACCAAGGTCGATGGTGGGGTAATTGGAACCTAG
- a CDS encoding ATP-binding protein: protein MKGEVLKRLFRAVASEDSQAVRNMLSVVVEEERKLGHTSLAKQLESIIQKPTHFSSPVPLSTAPRHGIASPTSEVVDTQSLSLLSDKNRFNHPFIVTIPHNHLRHHMILSDAIETRFCRIEREYAARDRLAHHGLRYRQKILLYGSPGCGKTMGAERIAWNTGLTLVKVRFDAMVSSYLGETATNLRQVFETAAATPCLLFIDECDALAKSREDNQDVGEIKRVVNTFLQLLDEYEVSNGLLVAATNLTKFLDKAVWRRFDDTIRVPKPTESEIRAILEQTLSSVEVGSIDWKSIVQKTTDFSAAQVVRVAQDAAKRAILDREELVIQEHLEESIQDILVSHA, encoded by the coding sequence ATGAAGGGAGAGGTTCTAAAACGTTTATTCCGTGCTGTTGCCAGTGAAGATTCACAGGCAGTGCGGAATATGTTATCCGTTGTAGTTGAAGAAGAACGTAAGCTAGGGCACACGAGCCTTGCTAAGCAGCTCGAAAGCATTATTCAGAAACCAACTCACTTTTCTAGTCCCGTACCCTTATCAACAGCTCCTCGCCATGGAATTGCTTCACCGACCTCAGAAGTTGTTGATACTCAATCTCTGTCTCTTTTATCGGATAAAAATCGATTTAATCATCCTTTTATTGTTACTATTCCTCATAATCACTTACGGCATCACATGATCCTTTCAGATGCCATTGAAACGCGATTTTGTCGCATTGAACGGGAATATGCTGCTCGTGATCGACTTGCCCATCACGGGTTACGCTATCGCCAAAAAATTCTACTTTACGGTTCCCCAGGCTGCGGTAAAACTATGGGAGCTGAGCGTATTGCTTGGAATACAGGATTAACTTTAGTCAAAGTTCGTTTTGACGCAATGGTATCTTCCTATTTGGGAGAAACTGCAACCAACTTGCGTCAAGTATTTGAAACCGCTGCGGCGACTCCTTGTTTGCTTTTTATTGATGAATGTGATGCACTTGCCAAATCTCGCGAGGACAATCAAGATGTTGGAGAAATCAAGCGTGTGGTCAATACGTTTCTTCAATTACTTGATGAATATGAAGTCTCAAATGGTTTACTGGTTGCTGCAACTAATCTAACTAAGTTTTTGGATAAAGCTGTATGGAGAAGATTTGATGATACTATTAGAGTACCAAAGCCGACAGAGTCAGAAATTAGAGCTATCTTAGAACAGACACTTTCTTCAGTTGAGGTGGGTTCAATTGATTGGAAATCCATTGTCCAGAAAACAACTGATTTCTCCGCTGCACAAGTTGTTAGAGTTGCTCAAGATGCTGCAAAACGAGCGATCTTAGATCGAGAGGAGTTAGTTATTCAAGAACATCTAGAAGAATCGATTCAAGACATTTTAGTTTCTCATGCCTGA
- a CDS encoding AAA family ATPase — translation MNVIILGNAGAGKSTLARKLMAAQPAVRLSLDEVAFEGGTERRSLQDSCADVKGFIASHESWIIEGCYADIIELILSDCEELIFLNPGVEVCIAHCRARPWEPEKFSSHHEQDKNLENLIEWVRSYETRTDEYGLRRHRELYESFWGNKREFKTPSEYESV, via the coding sequence GTGAACGTTATTATTCTTGGAAATGCTGGCGCTGGTAAAAGTACCCTAGCCAGGAAACTCATGGCAGCGCAACCTGCTGTACGCTTATCGCTGGATGAAGTGGCATTTGAGGGTGGAACGGAACGGCGCTCTTTACAGGATAGTTGTGCTGATGTGAAGGGTTTTATTGCCAGTCATGAAAGTTGGATTATTGAAGGCTGTTACGCGGATATCATTGAACTGATATTGTCGGATTGTGAGGAACTCATTTTTCTCAACCCTGGGGTTGAGGTTTGTATTGCACATTGCCGCGCCAGGCCATGGGAACCGGAGAAGTTTAGTTCCCATCACGAACAAGATAAAAACTTGGAAAATCTCATCGAGTGGGTTCGCTCTTATGAGACTCGGACAGATGAGTATGGACTTCGTCGTCATCGGGAACTGTATGAGTCTTTCTGGGGGAACAAGCGTGAGTTCAAGACTCCCAGCGAGTATGAATCGGTATAA
- a CDS encoding family 10 glycosylhydrolase — translation MAKSKQNSKGCGCGCASIPFSVMFLILAGGIWLFTQRDNLDISRVLPSGLTVEVPVLGSIQITEPSPTPSPISETAPPQASPQPLPPPDAPVASPPSPETPWESKPIRGMYFSRYQVTNNASETMIRERVRYYRDRGINTLIHGVFGNGCAMYRSEVMQAKLGYDSCPNEFEDQWLEWLIDEAHQHDMEVHAYFEKGIKLDENSPMFDKAVERGWIVPGVDRTHPGVDHYVLNVGIPEVARFFTDIVVEFVEKYPEIDAVQWDDYLGYHAELPGQVDRTPKLTNFVQTMIQEMREANPNVSFDICHHNPYWAKQYFAADWESWDIDRAFIQVYGDENFEDEMGYVIANDGISITERQLHRLEALVNNPEIDNLLFFPLSGQPQEMAEDIHELVQEL, via the coding sequence ATGGCTAAATCTAAGCAAAACTCTAAGGGATGTGGTTGTGGCTGTGCCAGTATCCCCTTCTCCGTGATGTTTCTCATCCTAGCTGGGGGAATTTGGCTGTTTACCCAGCGAGATAATTTGGATATTAGCCGTGTTTTGCCCAGTGGTTTAACGGTCGAGGTTCCCGTTTTGGGGTCAATTCAGATTACGGAACCCTCACCAACCCCCAGTCCCATCTCTGAAACAGCACCTCCCCAAGCCTCTCCTCAGCCGTTGCCTCCGCCTGACGCACCTGTGGCGTCTCCTCCATCCCCGGAGACTCCTTGGGAGAGTAAACCCATTCGAGGGATGTATTTCAGTCGCTATCAGGTGACGAATAATGCCAGTGAGACGATGATTCGGGAGCGGGTTCGCTATTATCGCGATCGCGGTATTAATACCCTCATTCATGGGGTGTTTGGCAATGGTTGTGCCATGTATCGCAGTGAGGTGATGCAAGCTAAACTCGGCTATGATAGCTGTCCCAATGAGTTTGAAGACCAATGGTTAGAGTGGCTCATTGATGAGGCGCATCAGCATGATATGGAGGTTCATGCTTACTTTGAGAAAGGGATTAAGCTCGACGAAAATAGTCCCATGTTTGACAAAGCCGTCGAACGGGGTTGGATTGTGCCAGGAGTAGACCGCACTCATCCGGGGGTTGACCATTATGTTCTCAACGTGGGGATTCCTGAAGTGGCGAGATTTTTTACCGATATTGTGGTGGAGTTTGTGGAGAAATACCCCGAGATTGATGCGGTGCAATGGGATGATTATCTAGGCTATCATGCCGAGTTGCCGGGACAAGTCGATCGCACCCCTAAACTCACGAATTTTGTACAGACGATGATTCAAGAGATGAGGGAAGCAAATCCCAATGTCAGCTTTGATATTTGCCATCATAATCCCTATTGGGCAAAACAGTATTTTGCGGCAGATTGGGAAAGTTGGGATATTGACCGAGCCTTTATTCAGGTGTATGGGGATGAGAATTTTGAGGATGAAATGGGCTATGTAATTGCCAATGATGGGATTTCGATTACGGAACGGCAGTTACACCGTTTAGAGGCGTTGGTAAACAATCCCGAGATTGACAATCTATTGTTTTTTCCCCTGTCGGGACAACCTCAGGAGATGGCAGAGGATATTCATGAGTTAGTCCAAGAGTTATAG
- a CDS encoding RNA-binding protein — MSIYIGNLSYDAVQEDLEEVFREYGTVKRTQIPVDRETGRSRGFGFVEMSSDEEEDKAIEALNGAEWMGRQLRVNKAKPRENNRSRQGYSGGRGGGGGRY; from the coding sequence ATGTCAATTTATATCGGTAATCTGTCCTACGACGCGGTTCAAGAAGATCTTGAAGAGGTCTTTCGTGAGTATGGCACAGTCAAAAGGACTCAAATCCCGGTTGATCGGGAAACTGGTCGCTCTCGCGGATTTGGGTTTGTCGAAATGTCTTCGGATGAAGAAGAAGACAAAGCGATCGAAGCTCTCAACGGTGCAGAATGGATGGGTCGCCAACTGCGTGTAAACAAAGCCAAGCCTCGTGAAAACAATCGTTCTCGTCAAGGCTATTCTGGTGGACGCGGTGGGGGTGGCGGTCGCTACTAA
- a CDS encoding XisI protein, producing the protein MDSRTPKLDRYRQIVGDLLQRHSLDKPSYGDIEVYYFADPVHDHYQVFHAGWNRSDRVFGPLIHIDILNDKIWIQYDGTEVGVANELVDQGIPKEEIVIAYHPPNLRPYGEFAVS; encoded by the coding sequence ATGGATAGCCGCACCCCAAAATTAGACCGATATCGCCAAATTGTGGGAGACCTCCTGCAACGCCACAGCCTGGATAAACCTAGTTATGGTGATATTGAGGTGTACTATTTTGCTGACCCTGTTCATGACCATTATCAGGTCTTTCACGCTGGTTGGAATCGGTCTGACCGGGTGTTTGGGCCTCTAATTCATATTGATATCCTCAATGATAAAATCTGGATTCAATATGATGGGACTGAGGTGGGAGTTGCCAATGAGTTGGTTGACCAGGGAATCCCCAAAGAGGAGATTGTCATCGCCTATCATCCCCCCAACCTGCGTCCTTATGGGGAGTTTGCAGTGTCGTGA
- a CDS encoding fatty-acid oxidation protein subunit alpha translates to MTAKDYFHDAVKTALVKDEWLITHDPLFLDFDNSKIQVDLAGEKLIAAERGLQKIAVEVKSFMSPSIVYAFHLALGQCLSYRLALRDQDPGRQLYLAVPDFIYRDFFRRPFAQSVLEEAQISLLIFEPSQEVIVQWIAAPQN, encoded by the coding sequence ATGACTGCAAAAGACTACTTTCATGACGCGGTCAAAACTGCTTTAGTTAAAGATGAGTGGTTAATTACCCATGATCCACTTTTTTTAGACTTTGATAATAGTAAAATCCAGGTTGACTTAGCGGGTGAAAAACTAATTGCCGCAGAGCGAGGACTTCAAAAGATTGCTGTTGAAGTCAAAAGCTTTATGAGTCCGTCAATTGTTTACGCTTTTCATTTAGCATTAGGTCAATGTTTAAGTTACCGCCTTGCTTTACGAGACCAAGACCCAGGACGGCAATTGTATTTAGCGGTTCCTGATTTTATCTATCGAGACTTCTTTCGTCGTCCCTTTGCCCAATCTGTCCTGGAAGAAGCACAAATTTCCTTATTAATCTTTGAACCCAGCCAAGAGGTGATTGTTCAATGGATAGCCGCACCCCAAAATTAG
- a CDS encoding S8 family peptidase — MAYAPSGGRGGSATTLANKGNAGGHSSKLKSSVDLITTNWKKEKEKRKKEGKPELPDAVSFILQVDPGLFDADALKSFGIEVVADLEQGYIIGASADTELSELRKKIEQFINSQRGGGKVPEIWEILEGTQRPEYILSDGLKAEWNQILEQQEYIVDIGVSCINIQEQYQRCPKRRESESNEKYQKRVNKWLDKHNLSPEDWDDLYSERTEKLEEFISQYNGEILRNIAGDEIGISRLPDSFSCRIRILGNGLKDLVLNFPYVFDVSEPDEFSAPSVTPNGSDSNRETFTLEAPDPNAPKVCVIDSGIQELHPKLRVAIDSQRSRSWVPGELDMTADYVQGGGHGSRVAGAILYPRGIPSTGFHKATCWVQNARILDSGNQLPKKLFPPEVLEEIVEFYHSKTRTRIFNHSVAGIYPCRTQSMTPWAAAIDKLTWEKQGDVLFIVAAGNIEANASFVTRLSISAHMQAARGYPDYLLSPSARIANPAQSFQALTVGSVSHSSYQNPPLKSIAEADYPSSFSCSGLGIWDTIKPEVVEYGGDYVIDSSTSPRFTKPASVCPELVRSTLYGGKAVSADAVGTSFAVPKVAHIAATLAAAFPQENALFYRALIIQSARLPNWTNESVERLYQGIRTMGYGIPNLDRALGNSASRITLTTQKNQKICARQAKVYQVQIPEALLRQGEGFDILIEITLSYVAEPRRTRRHRRKYLSTWLDWTCSKKGEDPQKFLDRVLKEYNEAPQDADEGEGLFRWTLGKRQFRPNGDDQRKPRGIDGIVKGISRSAGTIQKDWATVKSYDLREGFCIAVVGHEGWNKDSEATVPYSLVVSFETVNSGISIYDAFVQVQQPLQVQQEVQITV; from the coding sequence ATGGCATATGCCCCTTCGGGGGGTCGTGGTGGATCTGCAACCACTTTGGCAAACAAAGGGAATGCCGGAGGCCATAGCAGCAAGCTAAAATCATCAGTCGATCTAATCACTACAAACTGGAAAAAAGAGAAGGAAAAACGTAAGAAAGAAGGTAAACCTGAACTGCCAGATGCAGTATCTTTCATTCTACAGGTAGATCCTGGTTTATTTGATGCAGATGCTCTAAAAAGCTTTGGAATTGAAGTGGTTGCGGACTTAGAACAGGGATATATTATCGGGGCTTCGGCTGATACAGAGCTATCAGAACTCAGAAAAAAGATTGAGCAATTTATAAACTCTCAGAGAGGCGGGGGGAAAGTTCCAGAAATTTGGGAGATTTTAGAAGGAACTCAACGTCCAGAATATATTCTTTCCGATGGTCTTAAAGCTGAGTGGAACCAGATTCTTGAGCAACAGGAGTACATTGTAGACATTGGCGTTTCCTGCATCAACATTCAAGAACAATATCAAAGATGTCCTAAACGTAGAGAATCTGAAAGTAACGAAAAATATCAGAAGCGCGTAAATAAATGGTTAGACAAGCACAATTTGTCTCCTGAAGATTGGGACGATCTATATTCGGAACGCACAGAAAAACTTGAGGAATTCATCAGTCAATACAATGGTGAAATCCTGCGAAATATAGCTGGTGACGAGATAGGTATTTCGCGTTTGCCAGATAGTTTTTCATGCCGTATTCGGATTCTTGGAAACGGGTTAAAGGATCTTGTTCTTAATTTTCCATATGTTTTTGATGTCAGTGAACCTGATGAATTTAGTGCCCCTTCAGTTACACCTAATGGATCTGATTCCAATCGAGAAACATTTACGCTAGAAGCACCTGATCCGAATGCACCTAAAGTTTGTGTGATTGATAGTGGCATTCAGGAGCTTCATCCGAAATTACGAGTTGCGATCGATTCCCAACGTTCTAGATCCTGGGTACCTGGAGAGCTTGACATGACTGCTGACTATGTTCAAGGCGGCGGGCATGGCAGTAGAGTTGCTGGTGCTATTCTTTATCCTCGCGGAATTCCTTCAACAGGTTTTCATAAGGCAACATGTTGGGTTCAAAATGCCAGAATTCTTGATAGTGGTAACCAACTACCTAAAAAACTATTTCCCCCTGAAGTACTGGAAGAAATCGTAGAATTCTATCATTCTAAAACTAGAACTCGTATTTTTAATCACTCAGTTGCAGGTATTTATCCTTGTCGAACCCAATCAATGACTCCTTGGGCAGCAGCAATAGATAAGCTAACTTGGGAGAAACAAGGGGATGTTCTATTTATTGTTGCTGCGGGCAATATTGAGGCAAATGCAAGTTTTGTTACTCGACTATCTATTTCCGCACACATGCAAGCTGCACGGGGCTACCCAGATTACTTATTGTCTCCTTCAGCACGAATCGCAAATCCTGCTCAAAGTTTTCAAGCACTGACAGTAGGTTCAGTATCTCATAGCAGTTATCAGAATCCTCCTCTTAAATCGATAGCAGAAGCAGATTACCCTTCATCCTTCTCCTGCTCGGGCTTGGGAATTTGGGACACGATTAAACCGGAAGTAGTAGAGTATGGGGGAGACTATGTAATTGACTCATCTACCTCACCACGTTTCACAAAACCAGCATCCGTTTGCCCTGAACTAGTTCGATCCACTCTTTATGGTGGTAAAGCTGTCAGTGCTGATGCAGTAGGGACTTCGTTTGCTGTTCCGAAAGTTGCTCATATTGCCGCTACACTGGCAGCAGCGTTTCCACAAGAAAATGCTTTGTTTTACCGTGCTCTCATCATTCAATCGGCACGTCTACCTAACTGGACAAATGAGTCAGTTGAAAGACTGTATCAAGGCATTCGGACAATGGGTTACGGCATTCCTAATCTTGATCGAGCTTTAGGTAATTCTGCCAGTCGTATAACCTTAACAACCCAAAAAAACCAAAAGATCTGTGCCCGGCAAGCTAAAGTTTATCAAGTTCAAATACCAGAAGCTCTTTTAAGGCAAGGTGAAGGCTTTGATATTTTGATTGAAATTACCCTGTCCTATGTTGCCGAACCTCGTCGTACTCGTCGTCATCGTAGGAAATATTTATCCACATGGCTCGATTGGACATGTAGTAAAAAAGGAGAAGATCCTCAAAAGTTTCTAGACAGAGTACTCAAAGAATATAATGAAGCACCGCAAGATGCTGATGAAGGTGAAGGCTTATTTCGTTGGACTCTTGGCAAGAGACAATTCAGACCCAACGGCGACGATCAGCGAAAACCTAGGGGGATTGATGGGATAGTGAAAGGGATTTCTAGAAGTGCAGGAACCATACAAAAAGACTGGGCAACCGTGAAATCCTATGATTTGCGCGAGGGTTTCTGCATTGCGGTGGTTGGACATGAGGGGTGGAATAAAGACTCAGAGGCAACTGTACCCTATTCTCTAGTTGTTAGTTTTGAAACTGTTAACTCAGGAATTTCGATTTATGATGCATTCGTTCAAGTCCAGCAACCTCTACAAGTACAACAGGAAGTACAAATTACTGTCTAA